The following coding sequences lie in one Pseudorca crassidens isolate mPseCra1 chromosome 2, mPseCra1.hap1, whole genome shotgun sequence genomic window:
- the MLLT11 gene encoding protein AF1q — protein sequence MRDPVSSQYSSFLFWRMPIPELDLSELEGLGLSDTSTYKIKDSSVGKTTGQASGAEQEKNPEGDALLEYSTFNFWRAPIASIHSFELDLL from the coding sequence ATGAGGGACCCTGTGAGTAGCCAGTACAGCTCCTTTCTTTTCTGGAGGATGCCCATTCCAGAACTGGATCTGTCGGAGCTGGAAGGCCTGGGTCTGTCAGATACATCCACCTACAAGATCAAGGACAGCAGCGTTGGCAAAACAACGGGGCAAGCATCCGGAGCAGAGCAGGAGAAAAACCCTGAAGGCGATGCCCTCCTTGAGTACAGCACCTTCAACTTTTGGAGAGCTCCCATTGCCAGCATCCACTCCTTCGAATTGGACTTGCTCTAA